In the genome of Chrysiogenia bacterium, one region contains:
- the queG gene encoding tRNA epoxyqueuosine(34) reductase QueG, protein MSEGPEITEQILAAAAELGFSRAALTPARLPEADLAHFRRWREAGHDADMEWIGARSAERADAGVLLPGAASVLSLGMFYLANTAPTDAPRFGGTVSRYAWGRDYHQLINKRLKKLRRKIEAILPGVSTYLNVDTGPVLQRSYARQAGLGWIGHNTCLIDPEGGSYLFLAEVIIDRALEPGPAVHKRMPDCGTCTACLDACPTDAFAGKGVLDSRLCISYQTIENRGAIPEELREKFGDLVFGCDICQEVCPWNREPITTSERDFEPRAGHARLDLKWILETHPMEIEDEFLGSPLRRAKGRGLKRNALIALGNSGDVEAIALIEAFLEDCDDEILREHANWALERLRAD, encoded by the coding sequence CCGGCGCGGCTGCCCGAGGCCGACCTCGCCCACTTCCGCCGCTGGCGCGAGGCGGGCCACGACGCCGACATGGAGTGGATCGGGGCCCGCAGCGCCGAGCGCGCCGACGCGGGCGTCCTCCTGCCCGGCGCGGCCAGCGTGCTCAGCCTCGGCATGTTCTACCTGGCAAACACAGCGCCCACCGACGCCCCGCGCTTTGGGGGCACGGTCTCGCGCTACGCCTGGGGACGCGACTACCACCAGCTCATCAACAAGCGGCTCAAGAAGCTCCGCCGGAAGATCGAGGCGATCCTTCCGGGGGTCAGCACCTACCTGAACGTGGACACCGGCCCGGTCCTGCAGCGCAGCTACGCGCGGCAGGCGGGCCTTGGCTGGATCGGTCACAACACCTGCCTCATCGATCCAGAGGGCGGCTCCTATCTCTTCCTTGCCGAGGTAATCATCGACCGCGCACTCGAACCCGGCCCGGCCGTACACAAACGCATGCCCGATTGCGGCACCTGCACCGCATGCCTGGATGCCTGCCCCACCGATGCCTTTGCGGGCAAGGGCGTGCTCGACTCACGCCTTTGCATTTCCTACCAGACGATCGAAAACCGCGGCGCGATTCCGGAGGAGCTGCGGGAGAAGTTCGGCGACCTGGTCTTCGGCTGCGACATCTGCCAGGAAGTCTGCCCCTGGAACCGCGAGCCGATCACCACGAGCGAGCGTGACTTCGAGCCGCGCGCTGGCCACGCGAGGCTCGATCTGAAATGGATCCTCGAGACCCACCCCATGGAGATCGAGGATGAATTCCTCGGATCGCCGCTTCGACGCGCGAAGGGCCGGGGCCTGAAGCGCAACGCGCTCATCGCGCTGGGCAATTCGGGCGATGTCGAGGCGATTGCGCTCATCGAAGCGTTCCTCGAGGACTGCGACGACGAGATCCTGCGGGAACATGCGAACTGGGCGCTGGAGCGACTGCGTGCGGATTAG